From Sphingomonas bisphenolicum, one genomic window encodes:
- a CDS encoding LLM class flavin-dependent oxidoreductase: MKCGLFHTPYNQPQRTPKQIFDWSIELAQICDKAGFSDFLVGEHYTLALENIPMPEAIIASAAMVTEKLRFAPMAHLLPYHDPATLAIRIGWLSQVLEGRYYLGVGPGGHHTDAILHGFENLSQLPARQIEALTIMEKVWQEEPFRFAGDFYRAGFPGPGDMPGYDVTIAKNGLWKESPFEIAVTALSANSNSMKFAGERNYSPISFFGGVDQMISHWETWSTAMREAGFTPERERLRVCREVFVADTDAEAKRRAISGGLGYSWEHYLLPIYKKFKLLDGIIKDSGVDISADEVDMDFLAEHVWLCGSSETVTQKIEALVDKVGPWGMLCINSHDNIDDMAPANESLQRFAQEVMPKVGASVPA, translated from the coding sequence ATGAAGTGCGGATTGTTTCACACCCCCTACAACCAGCCTCAGCGGACCCCGAAGCAGATCTTCGATTGGTCCATCGAGCTGGCGCAGATATGCGACAAGGCGGGATTTTCTGACTTTCTGGTGGGCGAGCATTACACTCTCGCCCTGGAAAACATTCCCATGCCCGAGGCGATCATCGCATCTGCCGCGATGGTAACGGAAAAGCTTCGGTTCGCGCCGATGGCGCACCTTCTCCCTTACCACGACCCTGCAACGCTCGCGATCCGCATCGGTTGGCTCAGTCAGGTGCTCGAAGGACGTTACTATCTCGGCGTCGGCCCAGGCGGTCACCATACCGACGCGATCCTGCACGGCTTCGAGAATCTGTCGCAATTGCCCGCACGGCAGATTGAGGCGCTCACGATCATGGAGAAGGTCTGGCAGGAAGAGCCGTTCCGCTTCGCAGGTGATTTCTACAGAGCAGGATTTCCTGGTCCTGGCGATATGCCCGGCTATGACGTGACCATCGCCAAGAACGGATTATGGAAAGAGTCGCCGTTCGAAATCGCCGTCACCGCGCTCTCGGCCAATTCGAACTCGATGAAGTTCGCCGGTGAGCGCAATTACAGCCCGATCTCGTTTTTTGGTGGTGTCGATCAAATGATTTCGCACTGGGAAACCTGGTCGACCGCCATGCGAGAAGCGGGCTTTACGCCGGAACGGGAGCGGCTTCGCGTCTGTCGCGAGGTGTTCGTCGCGGATACTGATGCGGAAGCGAAGCGCCGAGCGATCTCAGGCGGCCTTGGCTACAGCTGGGAGCATTATCTCCTGCCGATCTACAAGAAGTTCAAGCTGCTCGACGGGATCATCAAGGATTCTGGGGTCGATATCAGCGCAGATGAAGTCGACATGGATTTCCTTGCCGAGCACGTGTGGCTCTGCGGTTCGAGCGAAACCGTGACACAGAAGATCGAGGCTCTTGTCGACAAGGTCGGGCCATGGGGCATGCTGTGCATCAATTCGCATGACAATATTGACGACATGGCCCCCGCAAATGAGTCGCTCCAGCGCTTTGCGCAAGAGGTCATGCCAAAAGTGGGAGCGTCTGTTCCTGCCTGA
- a CDS encoding nuclear transport factor 2 family protein: protein MSGTIDKATLGSLLRNVKPLYLDGALTITPSSMISEDRQVSVEATSYARLCDGRVYANAYHFRFDLDGDRIRSVREYSDTQHMLEIFGQQSEVGVLGDLSR, encoded by the coding sequence ATGTCCGGGACGATCGACAAGGCCACGCTGGGCAGTTTGCTGCGGAACGTAAAACCGCTCTATCTCGATGGGGCGTTGACGATCACGCCGTCGAGCATGATCAGCGAAGATCGACAAGTGTCAGTGGAAGCGACCTCATATGCAAGGCTGTGCGACGGTCGCGTCTATGCCAATGCCTATCATTTCAGGTTCGATCTCGACGGGGACCGGATCCGCAGCGTGCGGGAATATTCCGACACACAGCATATGCTGGAGATATTCGGACAGCAATCCGAGGTTGGCGTGCTGGGCGACCTCAGCCGCTGA
- a CDS encoding TetR/AcrR family transcriptional regulator, which translates to MNDKSSNISKRRRTARAKDSADYVAKRAEVLGAAATLFKQQGFHSTRLVDVAREAGLDRATIYYYAGSKEELLQDIVGGVLDTAIAAAEELRANDALTGMQRLHQIFVILMTSYEENYPATFVYIQEQMHQVGVQETEWAQLIMKRTRLFDRMLIDFIKEGIEDGDLRSDIPPRLHENALFGMLNWTHRWFVPGGSLTGRQVAETFWSIYTGGALTDAGRAKMLPSPPVLSAVSG; encoded by the coding sequence ATGAATGATAAAAGCAGCAACATTTCTAAACGCCGGCGGACGGCTCGTGCAAAAGACAGCGCCGATTATGTCGCCAAGCGGGCGGAGGTGCTGGGCGCGGCCGCCACTTTGTTCAAGCAGCAGGGCTTCCATTCCACGCGGCTCGTGGATGTCGCCCGAGAAGCTGGTCTCGATCGGGCCACCATCTATTATTACGCCGGCAGTAAGGAGGAATTGCTGCAGGATATCGTTGGGGGTGTCCTAGACACGGCCATCGCTGCCGCGGAGGAATTGCGTGCGAATGACGCACTCACCGGCATGCAGCGGCTGCATCAGATCTTCGTGATCCTGATGACGAGCTATGAAGAAAATTATCCGGCGACTTTCGTCTATATCCAGGAGCAGATGCATCAGGTCGGCGTGCAGGAAACCGAATGGGCGCAGTTGATCATGAAGCGTACGCGTTTGTTCGACCGGATGCTGATCGATTTCATTAAGGAGGGTATCGAGGATGGCGATCTGCGATCGGACATACCGCCCCGTCTCCATGAGAATGCTCTGTTCGGAATGCTGAACTGGACGCATCGCTGGTTCGTACCGGGCGGCAGCCTGACAGGACGACAGGTCGCCGAAACATTCTGGTCGATCTATACGGGCGGAGCGCTCACGGACGCAGGCCGTGCGAAGATGCTTCCATCGCCGCCGGTCCTCAGCGCCGTCAGCGGCTGA
- a CDS encoding class I adenylate-forming enzyme family protein, which produces MMLCEAARPGAERNMMDRPITTEVSTLGDLLFRAAAIAPERDALVLPGQRATYSAMRDGAVRVARSLTALGVRRGEHVGLLIPNCVEFAEAILGVALLGCVAVPLNARHKATELGYIIRNADLVAILTSRHPDDPVDFPAVLASGLEGEPAPHLEHIVLVRGSGGAGVMDVATFHALADHIEPSAIETRRRQVRVRDAALIIYTSGTTANPKGCVLSHEAVTRGPVERARYRLKSPGHDVVWGAGPLFHIGTFAPFVGCLGVAGTFLTDGYFDAGRALQLMYDEKVTLTWPWFPAIMQGLIGHQSFDPAKLTSMRHLCIIAPPAQVDLVQTLLPSCEVIQGCGMTETAGVFALSDPDEDRVSRSTTNGKASPGIEIRIVDPETGIDLPDGTLGEIWVRGYNVMEGYWAAPEKTAEALTPDGWLKTGDLYTRLPGGSLVFGGRYKDMLKVGGENVAAVEIEAFLATHPAVKTVEVVGRFDIRLDEVPVAFVEIHPGHDIDEEGLIAHCRGRIASYKVPRAIIFLAASDWPMSATKIDKRALRDRLKEPAS; this is translated from the coding sequence ATGATGCTGTGCGAAGCTGCACGGCCTGGAGCGGAGAGGAACATGATGGATCGTCCGATCACGACCGAAGTTTCAACCTTGGGGGACCTGCTTTTCCGGGCAGCGGCAATCGCTCCGGAGCGTGATGCTCTGGTGCTGCCCGGCCAGCGCGCCACCTATTCGGCTATGCGCGATGGGGCTGTTCGAGTCGCACGATCGCTGACGGCTCTGGGCGTCCGCCGTGGCGAACATGTCGGCCTGCTGATCCCCAATTGCGTGGAATTCGCCGAAGCCATTCTTGGCGTTGCGCTGCTCGGCTGCGTTGCCGTACCGCTGAACGCGCGCCACAAGGCGACGGAATTGGGATATATCATCCGCAATGCCGATCTGGTGGCGATCCTGACGAGCCGACATCCCGACGATCCGGTGGATTTCCCGGCGGTTCTGGCAAGCGGGCTGGAAGGAGAACCGGCACCTCATCTTGAGCATATCGTGCTCGTACGCGGCAGCGGCGGCGCGGGCGTGATGGACGTCGCAACTTTCCATGCGCTGGCCGACCATATCGAGCCGTCGGCTATCGAAACCAGGCGGCGGCAAGTCCGGGTGCGCGATGCTGCGCTCATCATCTACACCTCTGGCACGACGGCCAACCCGAAGGGCTGCGTCCTGAGCCATGAGGCGGTCACGCGCGGACCGGTGGAACGGGCAAGATACAGACTGAAATCGCCGGGCCATGATGTCGTTTGGGGTGCTGGCCCACTCTTCCACATCGGCACATTCGCCCCGTTCGTGGGATGCCTCGGAGTCGCAGGCACGTTCCTGACCGACGGCTATTTCGATGCCGGCCGGGCGCTTCAGCTCATGTATGACGAAAAGGTCACCCTGACATGGCCGTGGTTCCCGGCGATCATGCAGGGACTTATTGGGCATCAGAGTTTCGATCCGGCAAAACTCACCAGCATGCGGCATCTGTGCATCATCGCGCCGCCTGCGCAGGTCGATTTGGTCCAGACCCTGCTTCCAAGCTGCGAAGTGATACAGGGCTGCGGCATGACCGAAACAGCCGGCGTTTTCGCATTGAGCGATCCGGACGAAGATCGGGTGTCGCGATCAACCACGAATGGAAAGGCGAGCCCTGGCATCGAGATTCGCATTGTGGATCCGGAAACCGGCATCGACCTTCCCGACGGCACGCTCGGCGAAATCTGGGTGCGTGGCTATAATGTGATGGAGGGGTATTGGGCAGCGCCGGAGAAAACGGCGGAAGCCCTCACGCCTGACGGTTGGCTCAAGACCGGCGATTTGTATACGCGCCTTCCCGGTGGAAGCCTGGTCTTTGGCGGTCGCTACAAGGACATGCTGAAGGTCGGTGGCGAAAATGTCGCCGCTGTCGAGATCGAGGCCTTTCTCGCTACGCATCCGGCAGTCAAGACTGTTGAGGTAGTCGGCCGTTTCGACATCCGCCTCGATGAAGTTCCGGTTGCGTTCGTCGAAATTCATCCGGGACATGACATCGACGAAGAGGGCCTCATCGCGCACTGCCGGGGCCGGATCGCAAGCTACAAGGTCCCGCGCGCGATCATATTTCTTGCTGCGTCCGACTGGCCGATGTCCGCCACGAAGATCGACAAGCGAGCGCTGCGGGATCGGCTTAAAGAGCCGGCTTCATGA
- a CDS encoding cytochrome P450, with protein MPEHVPETMSRARAPRPEHIPEQYVHEIDMYALEGIEQGYHEAWKNIPKPDMPDLIWTPFTGGHWIATNGDTVREVYSDPTRFSSEVIFLPKEAGEKYEMVPTRMDPPEHTPYRKALDKGLSLAQIRKVESKVREVAVDLIDSFVSRGECDFSAEYANVFPVRVFMALADLPESDVPTLSRFAKMMTRPEGNTPEEMAKHLEEGNKGFFAYVEPIIQARRGKEGEDLITVMVNAEINGERITHDKALGLISLLLLGGLDTVVNFLSFMMIHLAKNPQVVEELRADPLKLMRSAEEMFRRFPVVSEARMVAKDQDFRGIELKRGDMILLPTALHGLDDQLNDDPWRINLERRGISHSTFGGGPHRCAGLHLARMEVIVTIEEWLKRIPTFAMKPGAQPIYHSGIVAAVDNVPLIWSER; from the coding sequence ATGCCTGAACATGTCCCTGAAACGATGTCGCGCGCCCGCGCTCCCCGCCCGGAGCATATTCCCGAGCAATATGTGCATGAAATCGACATGTATGCGCTCGAAGGCATCGAGCAGGGCTATCATGAGGCGTGGAAGAATATCCCCAAGCCCGACATGCCAGATCTCATCTGGACCCCCTTTACCGGCGGTCACTGGATCGCGACCAATGGGGATACCGTCCGCGAGGTCTACAGTGATCCTACCCGCTTCTCGAGCGAGGTCATTTTCCTGCCGAAGGAAGCTGGCGAAAAATATGAGATGGTCCCGACCCGCATGGACCCGCCCGAGCATACGCCTTACCGCAAGGCGCTCGACAAGGGCTTGAGCCTCGCCCAGATTCGCAAGGTTGAATCGAAAGTGCGCGAGGTCGCGGTCGATCTCATCGACAGTTTCGTCAGCCGGGGCGAATGCGACTTCTCGGCCGAATATGCCAATGTCTTCCCTGTAAGGGTCTTCATGGCGCTTGCAGACCTCCCCGAAAGCGACGTGCCTACGCTCAGCCGCTTCGCCAAGATGATGACGCGCCCGGAGGGCAACACGCCCGAGGAAATGGCCAAGCATCTTGAGGAAGGCAATAAGGGCTTCTTCGCCTATGTCGAGCCGATCATCCAGGCCCGTCGAGGCAAGGAGGGCGAAGATCTGATCACCGTCATGGTGAATGCCGAGATCAACGGCGAGCGGATCACGCACGACAAGGCGCTCGGTCTCATTTCCCTGCTTCTGCTGGGTGGTCTCGATACGGTCGTGAACTTCCTCAGCTTCATGATGATTCACCTTGCGAAGAACCCGCAGGTCGTCGAGGAATTGCGCGCTGATCCGCTGAAGCTGATGCGCAGCGCGGAAGAGATGTTTCGGCGTTTTCCGGTGGTTTCCGAGGCACGCATGGTCGCGAAGGACCAGGATTTCCGTGGTATCGAACTCAAGCGGGGCGACATGATCTTGCTGCCGACCGCATTGCATGGCCTGGACGACCAGTTGAACGACGATCCCTGGCGCATCAATCTCGAACGTCGCGGCATCTCGCACAGCACCTTCGGCGGTGGTCCTCATCGCTGCGCCGGCCTCCACCTTGCGCGCATGGAAGTGATCGTCACCATCGAGGAATGGCTCAAGCGCATTCCCACCTTCGCCATGAAGCCAGGAGCGCAGCCTATCTATCATTCCGGCATTGTTGCAGCTGTCGACAATGTCCCTCTTATCTGGTCGGAGCGCTGA
- a CDS encoding SDR family NAD(P)-dependent oxidoreductase codes for MDLAGKKIIVTGGAQGIGAAIVRAYVAAGATTVAMDLQEELGHRTAAEASEHGPGQATFQLLDVTNRSAVDKAFEEATARLGGLDVMVNVAGVQSFVDVIQVDEAAYRRLFDINVLGTMNTNGAAYLAMKPSGNGAIINFGSESGLTGEPDNAVYGATKGAVHTWTRSVARQWGPDGIRVNAILPYVVTPMYQKFRDALSQEALARHDHEVQTAIPLGGKFGDPDKDLAPVLVFLASDASRFITGQMLAVDGGLVSVR; via the coding sequence ATGGACCTCGCTGGCAAGAAGATAATCGTCACTGGCGGCGCACAGGGGATCGGTGCAGCGATCGTGCGGGCCTACGTCGCCGCCGGCGCAACGACCGTCGCAATGGACCTGCAGGAGGAACTCGGACATCGAACGGCGGCTGAGGCGAGTGAGCACGGGCCAGGTCAAGCGACCTTTCAACTGCTCGATGTCACGAACCGCAGCGCGGTAGACAAGGCTTTTGAAGAAGCTACTGCGCGGTTGGGCGGTCTGGACGTGATGGTAAATGTCGCAGGCGTGCAATCGTTCGTTGACGTCATCCAGGTCGACGAAGCCGCATACCGCCGCCTGTTCGACATAAATGTTCTGGGCACCATGAATACGAATGGCGCCGCCTATCTCGCGATGAAGCCTAGCGGTAATGGGGCGATCATAAACTTCGGTTCGGAGTCAGGTCTGACGGGCGAGCCGGACAATGCTGTCTATGGCGCGACCAAGGGCGCCGTCCACACGTGGACACGATCGGTTGCCCGACAGTGGGGACCGGACGGGATCCGGGTCAACGCGATACTCCCCTATGTCGTCACGCCCATGTATCAGAAATTCCGGGACGCTTTGTCGCAGGAAGCGCTCGCACGACATGACCATGAGGTCCAAACTGCCATTCCGCTTGGGGGAAAGTTCGGAGACCCTGACAAGGATCTGGCGCCTGTACTGGTGTTTCTCGCGAGCGACGCTTCGCGTTTCATTACCGGCCAGATGCTTGCGGTCGATGGCGGGCTGGTTTCGGTTCGCTAG
- the ribB gene encoding 3,4-dihydroxy-2-butanone-4-phosphate synthase has translation MTDYGEIAPIEEIIEDARNGLPYILVDAPDRENEGDIIIPAQFATPRIITFMATHARGLICLAITNERAKQLDLRPMATRNESGHGTAFTVSIEAREGVSTGISAHDRAHTIAVAVAPSKQAHDIVSPGHVFPLTARDGGVLVRAGHTEAAVDISRLAGLTPAGVICEVMNDDGTMSRLPDLLRFAREHKMKVGTISDLIAYRRRLETLVERVAEAPFESWHGDFQVIVYRNKIDGAEHVALVRGSPTKDKPTLVRVHQLDLTADILGWREAHRNYVPTALAALSEYDGPAVAVFVSDPNPSSISERIKGNRKAYSDTHGYRDYGIGAQMLLDLGVGEMILLTSSPTKMTALEGFGLKVVAKRPLVEPAMRLVQSQA, from the coding sequence ATGACTGACTATGGTGAAATTGCGCCGATCGAAGAGATCATCGAGGATGCGCGCAACGGGCTTCCCTATATTCTCGTGGATGCGCCGGATCGCGAAAACGAAGGCGACATCATCATTCCCGCGCAGTTCGCGACACCGCGGATCATCACCTTCATGGCGACCCATGCCCGTGGCCTGATCTGCCTGGCGATCACAAACGAACGCGCCAAGCAACTCGATCTGCGGCCGATGGCAACCCGCAACGAAAGCGGTCATGGTACGGCGTTCACCGTCTCGATCGAAGCCCGCGAAGGGGTTTCAACCGGGATCTCGGCGCATGACCGGGCTCATACCATTGCCGTAGCGGTGGCCCCCTCCAAGCAGGCGCATGATATCGTCTCGCCCGGACATGTGTTCCCGCTTACCGCCCGCGACGGCGGCGTGCTGGTTCGCGCTGGCCATACCGAGGCAGCCGTCGATATCTCGCGTCTGGCTGGCCTCACGCCTGCTGGCGTCATTTGCGAGGTCATGAATGACGACGGCACGATGAGTCGCTTGCCTGATCTTCTGCGCTTCGCTCGCGAACACAAGATGAAGGTCGGGACGATATCCGACCTTATCGCCTACCGTCGACGTCTTGAGACGTTGGTAGAGCGCGTGGCTGAGGCGCCGTTCGAGAGTTGGCATGGTGACTTCCAGGTGATCGTCTATCGCAACAAGATAGACGGCGCCGAGCATGTCGCGCTCGTCCGGGGCTCGCCTACGAAGGATAAACCGACGCTGGTGCGCGTGCATCAGCTGGATCTGACGGCGGATATTCTGGGCTGGCGGGAAGCACATCGCAACTATGTCCCGACAGCACTGGCTGCACTTTCGGAGTATGACGGGCCAGCCGTGGCGGTGTTCGTATCCGATCCCAATCCGTCATCGATTTCGGAGCGGATCAAGGGCAACCGCAAAGCCTATTCCGACACGCACGGCTATCGCGACTACGGTATCGGAGCGCAGATGTTGCTTGATCTGGGGGTAGGAGAAATGATCCTTCTCACCTCAAGCCCGACGAAAATGACTGCGCTGGAAGGCTTTGGTCTGAAGGTGGTGGCCAAGCGACCGCTTGTTGAGCCGGCCATGCGCCTGGTGCAGTCGCAGGCTTGA
- a CDS encoding TetR/AcrR family transcriptional regulator has translation MELGVRRDAKDRRERIIAAAATIFARHGYAVALDAIAAEASVGRTTLYRNFADRYALALAVMERRIEDVAAIADEHHDRPDTFLLMVRKMCESRTDYAALANAVAIQHGAEGRQAIAVLRARMEGVCSVPIARAQRAGLIRSDFAITEVHRLTMMLAAGATEWDQDDRDREFDRALRLVMEGLQPPTAARKK, from the coding sequence ATGGAATTGGGTGTGCGCAGAGATGCCAAAGATCGGCGTGAGCGGATTATCGCAGCGGCGGCGACGATATTCGCGAGGCACGGATATGCCGTGGCGCTTGATGCGATCGCTGCGGAGGCTTCCGTCGGCCGTACTACGCTCTACCGGAATTTTGCCGATCGATACGCGCTCGCTCTTGCGGTTATGGAACGTCGCATCGAGGATGTCGCGGCAATAGCGGACGAACATCACGACCGGCCCGACACCTTTCTCCTGATGGTCAGGAAGATGTGCGAGAGCCGCACCGATTACGCAGCGCTGGCCAACGCAGTAGCCATCCAGCATGGCGCCGAAGGTCGCCAGGCAATCGCCGTGCTGCGCGCTCGCATGGAGGGGGTCTGCTCCGTTCCGATCGCACGCGCCCAGCGTGCCGGTCTTATTCGATCCGACTTCGCTATCACCGAAGTTCACCGCCTCACCATGATGCTGGCGGCCGGCGCGACGGAATGGGATCAGGACGACCGCGATCGCGAATTCGATCGCGCCCTGCGCCTCGTCATGGAAGGGCTGCAGCCACCCACGGCCGCGCGGAAAAAATAA
- a CDS encoding DUF2889 domain-containing protein, with protein sequence MSLSHFPVNPEYGTGCFRRLVRTFRVSGKILVTLDDTHHSMWLVMHHANGHVTDIEARVARGPATSCGSADRPLGKLKGLPVDGDMLAFRERLPPVLNCTHLMDLAYWAFRNATSQTPLKREVLIEIPDEAGAPVWIKVERDGAIVHNWYVQDHHIVEPPKLAGKPMMKGFASWAREQFSGDDLDLAIMLQRGVFVARGRRHLVDLSPAVPLNAAPAMRDACHSYSQDHFDTATSIVGYVRDFTDGVAVASLPPHVTAYFKGFFQ encoded by the coding sequence GTGAGTCTAAGCCATTTCCCTGTGAACCCGGAATATGGGACCGGCTGCTTTCGGCGGCTGGTTCGAACATTCCGCGTGTCCGGAAAAATCCTCGTTACGCTCGACGATACCCATCATTCGATGTGGCTGGTCATGCATCATGCCAATGGGCATGTAACTGATATCGAGGCGCGAGTGGCGCGTGGACCGGCGACCAGCTGTGGTTCGGCCGACCGTCCGCTCGGCAAGTTGAAAGGCCTGCCTGTCGATGGTGACATGCTGGCGTTCCGCGAGCGTTTGCCACCTGTTCTCAACTGCACGCATCTGATGGATTTGGCATATTGGGCGTTCAGGAACGCCACCAGCCAGACGCCGCTCAAGCGCGAGGTTCTCATCGAGATACCCGACGAAGCTGGTGCGCCGGTATGGATCAAGGTCGAGCGAGACGGGGCGATCGTCCACAACTGGTACGTTCAGGATCACCATATAGTCGAGCCACCGAAACTTGCTGGCAAACCGATGATGAAAGGCTTTGCGTCGTGGGCACGCGAGCAGTTCAGCGGGGACGACCTCGATCTGGCGATCATGCTGCAGCGAGGTGTTTTCGTCGCCCGAGGCCGGCGGCATCTGGTTGATCTTTCGCCGGCCGTGCCACTCAACGCTGCGCCAGCGATGCGCGACGCCTGCCACAGCTATTCCCAGGACCATTTCGACACCGCGACCAGCATCGTCGGCTACGTCCGGGACTTTACCGACGGCGTCGCCGTCGCCTCACTTCCACCGCATGTTACCGCATATTTCAAAGGCTTTTTCCAATGA
- a CDS encoding 2Fe-2S iron-sulfur cluster-binding protein — MPSINVMTRTGESRIIEVVEGISVMEAVRDAGIDELLALCGGCCSCATCHVYVAEEFEDRLPALSDDENDLLDSSDHRNERSRLACQLVVNAGMNGMALTIAPED; from the coding sequence ATGCCGAGTATCAATGTCATGACGCGAACGGGCGAGTCGCGCATAATCGAAGTGGTTGAAGGCATCAGCGTAATGGAAGCGGTGAGGGACGCCGGGATCGACGAGCTGCTGGCGCTATGTGGCGGATGCTGTTCCTGCGCGACCTGCCATGTCTATGTGGCTGAGGAGTTTGAAGACCGGCTGCCCGCGCTCTCCGATGATGAAAACGACCTGTTGGACAGTTCCGATCACCGGAACGAGCGCTCGCGTCTGGCCTGTCAGCTCGTGGTCAATGCGGGCATGAACGGGATGGCGTTGACGATCGCGCCTGAAGACTGA
- a CDS encoding MerR family transcriptional regulator, with amino-acid sequence MKMRELEERTGVDREVIRIMIREGLLPEPQRPARNAAEYDEGHVSGIATIRHLQQTSRMTLKEIRSALSGEALERPGPASAYSHLEALLSRSFGLEHPTSVSLQSLCERYPRAERDARAFEAMGMLTLLPTESGCSLSLTDARLVEIWGKIREAGFVEEQGFPPENISFYREAAELVARHEASIFFSGSDGAISEEDAARMLQIALPLMLDFFGLLRIKAFMTNIHRSLETGDR; translated from the coding sequence ATGAAGATGCGCGAACTAGAAGAGCGGACCGGTGTTGATCGCGAGGTCATACGGATCATGATCCGTGAAGGCCTGCTGCCCGAGCCACAGCGCCCAGCGCGCAATGCTGCGGAATATGACGAGGGTCACGTCAGCGGCATCGCCACGATCAGGCATTTGCAACAGACTTCGCGCATGACGCTCAAGGAGATCAGATCCGCCCTGTCGGGGGAAGCGCTCGAACGCCCAGGTCCCGCATCGGCTTACAGTCACCTGGAGGCTTTGCTGTCACGCTCTTTCGGACTGGAGCATCCGACATCGGTCTCTTTGCAAAGCCTTTGCGAGCGCTATCCCCGCGCCGAACGCGATGCCCGTGCGTTCGAGGCCATGGGTATGCTGACGCTTTTGCCGACCGAGAGCGGTTGCAGCCTCAGCCTGACCGATGCGCGACTTGTGGAAATATGGGGAAAGATACGGGAAGCGGGATTTGTCGAGGAGCAGGGCTTCCCTCCGGAAAATATCAGCTTCTATCGCGAAGCCGCGGAACTGGTCGCCCGGCATGAGGCATCGATATTCTTCAGCGGGTCGGATGGCGCGATCAGTGAAGAAGATGCCGCCAGGATGCTCCAGATAGCTCTGCCACTAATGCTCGATTTCTTCGGCCTTCTTCGGATCAAGGCTTTTATGACCAACATACATCGGTCCCTCGAGACGGGCGACCGCTAG